The Streptomyces sp. NBC_00224 genome has a window encoding:
- a CDS encoding FmdB family zinc ribbon protein, translating into MPTYQYQCTECGEGLEAVQKFTDDALTVCPSCDGRLKKVFSAVGIVFKGSGFYRNDSRGASSSSTPASSAAKPSTSSSSDSKPAPSTSSSSSSSTSSSSAA; encoded by the coding sequence GTGCCGACCTACCAGTACCAGTGCACCGAGTGCGGCGAAGGCCTTGAGGCGGTGCAGAAGTTCACCGATGACGCCCTGACCGTCTGCCCGAGCTGCGACGGACGCCTCAAGAAGGTGTTCTCGGCCGTCGGCATCGTCTTCAAGGGCTCCGGCTTCTACCGCAACGACAGCCGTGGCGCCTCGTCGAGCAGCACGCCCGCGTCCTCGGCGGCCAAGCCGTCGACGTCGTCGAGCTCCGACTCGAAGCCGGCCCCCTCGACGTCCTCCTCGTCGTCGAGCTCCACCAGCTCGTCGTCGGCCGCCTGA
- a CDS encoding potassium/proton antiporter, with amino-acid sequence MTAREGKDRPLTVHHLNELLLICSLVLLIAVAAVRVSSRSGLPSLLLYLGIGIAIGQDGIFDVQFDNAEMTQVIGYAALVVILAEGGLGTKWKEIRPALPAAVVLSIVGVAVSVGVTAAGAHYLVGLEWRQSLIIGAVVSSTDAAAVFSVLRRVPLPSRITGVLEAESGFNDAPVVILVVAFSTPGPVDSWYLLAGKIALELAIGAGIGLAVGWLGSWGLRHVALPASGLYPIAVMAIAVTAYAAGAMAHGSGFLAVYLASMVLGNAKLPHWPATRGFADGLGWIAQIGMFVLLGLLVTPHELPDDFWTAVIIGLVLTMVARPLAVLLSLAPFRMPWQEKALMSWAGLRGAVPIILATIPMVSGIDGSERVFNIVFVLVVVYTLVQGPTLPWLARKLRISDAETAADLGIESAPLERLRGHLLSVAIPPESRMHGVEVHELRLPPGAAVTLVVRDGKSFVPGPTTVLRRGDELLVVATDPVRDAAEARLRAVGQGGKLAGWLGTGGTGPRR; translated from the coding sequence CTGACGGCGCGTGAGGGGAAGGATCGGCCACTGACTGTCCACCATCTCAACGAGCTCCTGCTCATCTGCTCGCTCGTCCTGCTCATCGCCGTCGCGGCGGTGCGCGTCTCCTCCCGCAGCGGGCTCCCCAGCCTGCTCCTGTATCTCGGCATCGGGATCGCGATAGGGCAGGACGGAATCTTCGACGTCCAGTTCGACAACGCCGAGATGACCCAGGTCATCGGCTATGCCGCCCTGGTGGTGATCCTGGCCGAGGGCGGTCTGGGCACCAAGTGGAAAGAGATCCGCCCGGCGCTGCCGGCGGCGGTCGTGCTGTCGATCGTCGGTGTAGCGGTGAGCGTGGGGGTCACCGCGGCCGGTGCGCACTATCTGGTCGGGCTCGAATGGCGGCAGTCACTGATCATCGGCGCGGTGGTGTCCTCGACGGACGCCGCGGCCGTCTTCTCCGTCCTGCGCAGGGTCCCGCTGCCGTCCCGGATCACCGGCGTCCTGGAGGCCGAGTCGGGCTTCAACGACGCCCCGGTCGTCATCCTGGTCGTCGCCTTCTCCACGCCGGGCCCGGTGGACTCCTGGTACCTGCTCGCCGGCAAGATCGCCCTTGAGCTGGCGATCGGCGCCGGGATCGGGCTCGCGGTCGGCTGGCTCGGTTCCTGGGGCCTGCGGCACGTGGCGCTGCCCGCGTCCGGCCTCTACCCGATCGCCGTGATGGCGATCGCCGTCACCGCGTACGCGGCGGGCGCCATGGCCCACGGCTCCGGCTTCCTCGCCGTCTATCTGGCCTCGATGGTCCTCGGCAACGCCAAACTGCCGCACTGGCCCGCCACCCGGGGCTTCGCGGACGGCCTCGGCTGGATCGCCCAGATCGGCATGTTCGTCCTGCTCGGCCTGCTGGTCACCCCGCACGAGCTGCCCGACGACTTCTGGACCGCCGTGATCATCGGCCTGGTCCTGACGATGGTGGCCCGGCCCCTGGCGGTGCTGCTCAGCCTGGCGCCGTTCAGGATGCCCTGGCAGGAGAAGGCCCTGATGTCCTGGGCGGGGCTGCGCGGCGCCGTGCCCATCATCCTGGCCACGATCCCGATGGTCTCCGGGATCGACGGCAGCGAGCGCGTCTTCAACATCGTCTTCGTCCTGGTCGTCGTCTACACCCTCGTCCAGGGCCCGACGCTGCCCTGGCTCGCCCGCAAGCTGCGGATCTCGGACGCCGAGACGGCCGCCGACCTGGGCATCGAGTCGGCGCCCCTGGAACGGCTGCGCGGCCATCTGCTGTCGGTGGCGATCCCGCCCGAGTCGCGGATGCACGGCGTCGAGGTGCACGAGCTGCGCCTGCCGCCGGGGGCGGCGGTCACCCTGGTCGTACGGGACGGGAAGAGCTTCGTGCCGGGGCCGACGACCGTGCTGCGGCGCGGCGACGAGCTGCTCGTGGTGGCGACGGATCCGGTACGGGACGCGGCCGAGGCCCGGCTGCGCGCGGTCGGCCAGGGCGGAAAGCTGGCCGGATGGCTGGGGACGGGCGGCACGGGCCCGCGCCGTTAG
- a CDS encoding MFS transporter — protein MASTVTSERRPGYGQLLRTPGALTFLLPGFAARQPFAMLTISIVLLVQHTTGSYGSAGAVAAVTGVAMALFAPQSGKLADRFGQRAVLLPGVLVHSASGSVLIALALAGAPLWALFVAAVPTGASVPQIGPMVRARWAAKLDGSPLMSTAAAFESVTDEFTFVIGPVLATALCTGVHPAAGLITEAALTLVGGLFFASQHRTQPQPSRADGHARVEHVSALSIPGVRVLAVSFLGIGAVFGGMQVSLTAFSEEIGNPGANGLLYGIFAAGNMLAGIACGAIAWKSAPRTRLIAGYTGLTLAASGLWAMHSAVLLGGLGLIVGLCIAPALITGYTLVESLVPASARTEAFTWLTGAVALGQAGAVTVAGRLADTHGSSAGFLVPMAGTALALITLLSLRSRLAPRSSGRTVARSGVGHRVPVTVD, from the coding sequence GTGGCATCCACGGTCACTTCCGAGCGTCGCCCGGGCTACGGGCAGCTCCTGCGCACTCCCGGCGCACTCACGTTCCTCCTGCCCGGCTTCGCCGCCCGGCAGCCCTTCGCGATGCTCACCATCAGCATCGTGCTCCTCGTCCAGCACACCACCGGCTCGTACGGCAGCGCCGGTGCCGTGGCCGCCGTCACCGGCGTCGCCATGGCCCTCTTCGCGCCCCAGAGCGGCAAGCTCGCCGACCGCTTCGGCCAGCGTGCCGTCCTGCTGCCCGGCGTCCTCGTGCACTCCGCCTCGGGCTCCGTACTGATCGCGCTGGCGCTGGCCGGCGCCCCCTTGTGGGCGCTCTTCGTGGCCGCCGTCCCGACCGGCGCCTCGGTGCCGCAGATCGGGCCGATGGTCCGGGCCCGCTGGGCCGCCAAGCTCGACGGCTCGCCCCTGATGTCGACGGCCGCGGCCTTCGAGTCGGTGACCGACGAGTTCACCTTCGTCATCGGCCCGGTGCTCGCGACCGCGCTGTGCACCGGCGTCCACCCGGCGGCCGGACTGATCACCGAAGCCGCGCTGACCCTGGTCGGCGGCCTGTTCTTCGCCTCCCAGCACCGCACCCAGCCGCAGCCCAGCCGCGCCGACGGCCACGCGCGCGTGGAGCACGTCTCCGCGCTCTCCATCCCCGGCGTACGGGTCCTGGCCGTGTCCTTCCTCGGCATCGGCGCCGTCTTCGGCGGGATGCAGGTCTCGCTGACCGCGTTCTCCGAGGAGATCGGCAACCCCGGCGCCAACGGCCTGCTGTACGGGATCTTCGCCGCGGGCAACATGCTGGCGGGCATCGCGTGCGGCGCCATCGCCTGGAAGTCCGCTCCCCGGACGCGGCTGATCGCCGGATACACCGGCCTGACCCTGGCCGCCTCGGGCCTGTGGGCCATGCACTCCGCGGTGCTGCTCGGCGGCCTCGGGCTGATCGTCGGCCTCTGCATCGCCCCGGCGCTGATCACCGGCTACACGCTGGTCGAGTCGCTGGTCCCGGCCTCCGCCCGGACCGAGGCCTTCACCTGGCTGACCGGCGCGGTGGCGCTGGGCCAGGCCGGAGCGGTCACCGTGGCCGGCCGGCTGGCCGACACCCACGGCTCCAGCGCGGGCTTCCTGGTGCCCATGGCGGGCACCGCGCTGGCCCTGATCACACTGCTCTCACTGCGCTCGCGACTCGCGCCGCGCTCCTCGGGACGGACCGTCGCCCGTAGTGGCGTCGGTCACCGAGTTCCCGTGACGGTGGACTGA
- a CDS encoding penicillin acylase family protein, whose protein sequence is MPSNTTAPSAKTKVRKKGRRARLMLIVLVLALVAGVGYGAYWGVSTVRASFPQTTGSIQLKGLTGNSVEVKRDDYGVPQVYADNDTDLFMAQGFVQAQDRFWEMDVRRHMTSGRLSEMFGKDQVETDAFLRTLGWRKVAQQEYDTKLSPQTKKYLQAYAAGVNAYLEGKGPKDISVEYAALDFVHDYKVEKWTPVDSVAWLKAMAWDLRGNMQDEIDRSLMASRLTPKQIKDLYPPYPTATHRPIVDEGSVNKITGKYDQNRAPNTGTGAGSSIQGATQGAQAQLARLSDSLDKIPALLGPNGSGIGSNSWVVAGKYTTTGMPLLANDPHLAPMMPSLWYQMGLHCRTVSASCGYDVAGYTFSGMPGVIIGHNQDVSWGFTNLGADVTDLYLEKIAPGGTYLVDNQQKPLVTREEVIKVAGGKSKTITVRETNNGPLVSDRDDELEKVGKKAPVATSAPDRGEGYAVALRWTALEPGKSMDAVFELDRAKDFKSFRAAAKDFEVPSQNLIYADTKGHIGYQAPGRIPVRAKGFDGTVPAPGWDSKYNWQKYIPFEQLPYELDPKRGYIVTANQAVIDEKKYPYLLTKDWGYGTRSQRINDLIESKTKDGGKVSTEDMQKMQMDNSSEIAALLTPALLKVDVSDPSVREAQKLLEGWDYTQEADSGAAAYFNAVWRNVLKLAFGNKLPKELRVKGECLNVRPPEGSGPVDDLNGLVRECGQRDADSAQPDGGDRWFEVVRRIFNDEKNTWWQTPKSRLDPATTTRDQLLARAMKDARWELTAKLGKDVTTWSWGRLHQLMLKNQTLGTDGPGIVQYLLNRGPWNLGGGEAAVNATGWNAGGGDYSVTWVPSMRMVVNLKDFDKSKWINLTGASGHAYSAHYSDQTGKWAKGEQLDWSFSSRAVGASTVDTLTLTK, encoded by the coding sequence ATGCCCTCCAACACAACCGCCCCTTCCGCCAAGACGAAGGTCAGGAAGAAGGGACGCCGCGCCCGCCTGATGCTGATCGTCCTGGTGCTGGCGCTCGTCGCGGGTGTCGGATACGGCGCGTACTGGGGCGTCAGTACCGTGCGCGCCTCCTTCCCGCAGACCACGGGGTCGATCCAGCTCAAGGGCCTCACCGGCAACTCGGTGGAGGTCAAGCGCGATGACTACGGGGTGCCGCAGGTCTACGCGGACAACGACACCGACCTCTTCATGGCCCAGGGCTTCGTCCAGGCCCAGGACCGCTTCTGGGAGATGGACGTCCGCCGCCACATGACCTCCGGCCGGCTGTCGGAGATGTTCGGCAAGGACCAGGTCGAGACCGACGCCTTCCTGCGCACTCTCGGCTGGCGCAAGGTCGCTCAGCAGGAGTACGACACCAAGCTGTCACCGCAGACGAAGAAGTACCTCCAGGCGTACGCCGCCGGTGTCAACGCCTACCTGGAGGGCAAGGGCCCCAAGGACATCTCCGTCGAGTACGCGGCGCTGGACTTCGTCCACGACTACAAGGTCGAGAAGTGGACGCCGGTCGACTCCGTGGCCTGGCTCAAGGCGATGGCCTGGGACCTGCGCGGCAACATGCAGGACGAGATCGACCGGTCCCTGATGGCCAGCCGGCTCACCCCCAAGCAGATCAAGGATCTGTACCCGCCGTACCCGACGGCCACCCACCGGCCGATCGTCGACGAGGGCTCGGTCAACAAGATCACCGGGAAGTACGACCAGAACCGCGCGCCGAACACCGGCACCGGGGCGGGGTCGTCGATCCAGGGGGCGACGCAGGGCGCGCAGGCGCAGCTGGCGCGGCTCTCCGACAGCCTCGACAAGATCCCGGCGCTGCTCGGCCCCAACGGCAGCGGCATCGGCTCCAACTCCTGGGTCGTCGCCGGCAAGTACACGACGACCGGTATGCCGCTGCTCGCCAACGACCCGCATCTGGCGCCGATGATGCCGTCGCTCTGGTACCAGATGGGTCTGCACTGCCGCACGGTCTCCGCGAGCTGCGGCTACGACGTGGCGGGCTACACGTTCTCCGGCATGCCCGGCGTGATCATCGGCCACAACCAGGACGTCTCCTGGGGGTTCACCAACCTCGGCGCCGACGTGACCGACCTGTACCTGGAGAAGATCGCTCCCGGCGGCACCTACCTGGTCGACAACCAGCAGAAGCCCCTCGTCACGCGCGAGGAGGTCATCAAGGTCGCGGGCGGCAAGAGCAAGACGATCACCGTGCGCGAGACCAACAACGGCCCGCTGGTCTCCGACCGTGACGACGAGCTGGAGAAGGTCGGCAAGAAGGCCCCCGTGGCCACCTCCGCCCCGGACCGGGGCGAGGGGTACGCGGTGGCCCTGAGGTGGACCGCCCTGGAGCCCGGCAAGTCCATGGACGCCGTCTTCGAGCTGGACCGCGCCAAGGACTTCAAGTCCTTCCGGGCGGCCGCCAAGGACTTCGAGGTCCCCTCGCAGAACCTGATCTACGCCGACACCAAGGGCCACATCGGCTACCAGGCGCCGGGCAGGATCCCGGTGCGGGCCAAGGGCTTCGACGGCACCGTGCCCGCCCCCGGCTGGGACTCGAAGTACAACTGGCAGAAGTACATCCCCTTCGAGCAGCTGCCGTACGAGCTCGACCCGAAGCGCGGCTACATCGTCACCGCCAACCAGGCCGTGATCGACGAGAAGAAGTACCCGTACCTGCTGACCAAGGACTGGGGCTACGGCACCCGCAGCCAGCGGATCAACGACCTCATCGAGTCGAAGACCAAGGACGGCGGCAAGGTCTCCACCGAGGACATGCAGAAGATGCAGATGGACAACAGCAGCGAGATCGCCGCGCTGCTGACGCCCGCGCTGCTGAAGGTCGACGTCTCCGACCCGTCCGTACGGGAGGCGCAGAAGCTGCTCGAAGGCTGGGACTACACCCAGGAGGCGGACTCCGGGGCGGCCGCCTACTTCAACGCGGTGTGGCGCAACGTCCTGAAGCTGGCCTTCGGGAACAAGCTCCCGAAGGAGCTGAGGGTCAAGGGCGAGTGCCTGAACGTGCGCCCGCCGGAGGGCTCCGGCCCGGTGGACGACCTCAACGGGCTGGTGCGCGAGTGCGGCCAGCGCGACGCGGACTCGGCGCAGCCCGACGGCGGCGACCGCTGGTTCGAGGTGGTCCGCCGGATCTTCAACGATGAGAAGAACACCTGGTGGCAGACGCCCAAGAGCCGTCTGGACCCAGCCACCACCACCCGGGACCAGCTGCTGGCGCGCGCGATGAAGGACGCCCGCTGGGAGCTGACGGCCAAGCTGGGCAAGGACGTCACCACCTGGAGCTGGGGCCGGCTGCACCAGCTGATGCTGAAGAACCAGACCCTCGGCACCGACGGCCCCGGCATCGTCCAGTACCTCCTCAACCGCGGCCCGTGGAACCTGGGCGGCGGCGAGGCGGCGGTCAACGCGACGGGCTGGAACGCGGGAGGCGGCGACTACTCGGTGACCTGGGTGCCGTCGATGCGGATGGTGGTGAACCTGAAGGACTTCGACAAGTCGAAGTGGATCAACCTCACCGGGGCGTCCGGCCACGCCTACAGCGCGCACTACTCGGACCAGACCGGGAAGTGGGCCAAGGGCGAGCAGCTGGACTGGTCCTTCAGCTCCAGGGCGGTCGGCGCGTCGACGGTCGACACGCTGACGCTCACGAAGTGA
- a CDS encoding S-methyl-5'-thioadenosine phosphorylase, which produces MTNARTTTAEIGVIGGSGFYSFLEDVTEIQVDTPYGSPSDSLFLGEIAGRRVAFLPRHGRGHHLPPHRINYRANLWALRSVGVRQVLGPCAVGGLRPEYGPGTLLVPDQLVDRTKSRVQTYYDGYPLPDGSVPNVVHVALADPYCPEGRKVALAAARGRDWEPVDGGTLVVIEGPRFSTRAESQWHAAMGWSVVGMTGHPEAVLARELGLCYTTMTLVTDLDAGAETGEGVSHEEVLRVFAANVDRLRSVLFDAVAGLPSGDRDCLCTRALDGLDTGIRLP; this is translated from the coding sequence ATGACCAACGCGCGCACGACCACCGCAGAGATCGGCGTCATCGGCGGCTCGGGCTTCTACTCGTTCCTGGAGGACGTGACCGAGATCCAGGTCGACACCCCGTACGGCAGCCCCAGCGACTCCCTGTTCCTGGGCGAGATCGCCGGGCGCCGGGTCGCCTTCCTGCCCCGGCACGGCCGCGGCCACCACCTCCCGCCGCACCGCATCAACTACCGCGCCAACCTGTGGGCCCTGCGCTCGGTGGGTGTGCGCCAGGTGCTCGGCCCGTGCGCGGTGGGCGGGCTGCGGCCCGAGTACGGACCGGGCACGCTGCTCGTACCGGACCAGCTGGTGGACCGTACGAAGTCGCGCGTCCAGACGTACTACGACGGCTACCCGCTGCCCGACGGCTCGGTCCCGAACGTCGTGCACGTGGCGCTGGCCGACCCGTACTGCCCCGAGGGCCGCAAGGTCGCGCTCGCGGCCGCGCGCGGACGGGACTGGGAGCCGGTGGACGGCGGCACGCTGGTGGTCATAGAGGGCCCGCGCTTCTCCACGCGCGCGGAGTCGCAGTGGCACGCGGCGATGGGCTGGTCAGTGGTGGGTATGACCGGGCACCCCGAGGCGGTGCTCGCCCGCGAACTGGGGCTCTGCTACACGACGATGACCCTGGTCACCGACCTGGACGCGGGCGCGGAGACCGGCGAGGGCGTCTCCCACGAGGAGGTGCTGCGGGTCTTCGCGGCCAATGTGGACCGACTCCGCTCGGTGCTCTTCGACGCGGTGGCGGGCCTACCGTCGGGCGACCGCGACTGCCTGTGCACGCGG